One Argonema galeatum A003/A1 genomic region harbors:
- a CDS encoding glycosyltransferase, which produces MPLISVIIPVYNGENTIRETIESVLNQTFKDFELIVINDGSTDSTLDVVSNIQDSRLKVFSYPNAKQAASRNRGLSQATGEYVSFIDADDLWKPDKLEAQLKALQENPEAGVAYSWTDLIDESGNFIRGGANIYWQGESYARMLLNDFVESGSNPLIRAQAIKEVGNFDESLPPAEDWDMWIRLASRYPFVVVPSAQVLYRVRANSSSTNVSKMEAVSLRIIERAYAEAPASIQHLKRHTLGNRYKYLVFKALEEPPVRQKALTAIRFLWQAFIYDPVLLRRRIIWKVLLRIAIIVLLPSKLAQTWLNKFKQFTDILTLVILIRVDIVPAQR; this is translated from the coding sequence ATGCCACTTATTTCTGTGATAATTCCCGTTTACAATGGTGAAAACACGATTCGAGAAACGATTGAATCAGTTTTAAATCAAACTTTTAAAGATTTTGAATTAATAGTAATTAATGACGGTTCGACAGACTCAACTCTAGATGTAGTTTCCAACATCCAAGATTCCCGACTTAAGGTGTTTTCCTACCCCAATGCTAAGCAAGCTGCAAGTCGTAACCGAGGCTTGTCTCAAGCTACTGGCGAATACGTTTCTTTCATAGATGCAGACGACCTCTGGAAACCAGATAAGCTAGAGGCTCAATTAAAAGCGCTACAAGAAAATCCCGAAGCAGGTGTGGCTTATAGTTGGACTGATTTGATAGATGAATCAGGTAATTTTATAAGGGGAGGCGCTAACATCTATTGGCAAGGTGAATCTTATGCGAGGATGTTGTTGAATGACTTTGTAGAAAGTGGCTCTAATCCTTTGATTCGCGCTCAAGCTATCAAGGAAGTTGGTAACTTTGATGAGTCACTTCCCCCCGCTGAAGATTGGGATATGTGGATTCGTCTGGCGTCTCGTTATCCTTTTGTAGTTGTGCCATCCGCACAAGTTTTATATCGAGTTCGTGCGAATTCCAGCTCTACTAATGTTTCTAAGATGGAAGCAGTAAGCTTGCGAATTATTGAACGTGCTTATGCAGAAGCTCCTGCATCTATACAGCACTTAAAGCGGCATACGCTTGGGAATCGCTACAAATACCTGGTATTTAAGGCTCTTGAAGAACCTCCAGTACGACAAAAAGCTTTAACAGCAATCCGGTTTCTCTGGCAAGCTTTTATATACGACCCCGTTTTGCTGCGACGACGAATTATCTGGAAAGTGTTATTGAGAATTGCAATAATAGTTCTTCTGCCATCCAAACTAGCTCAAACATGGCTAAATAAATTTAAACAGTTTACCGATATTTTAACTTTAGTTATTCTGATTCGAGTAGATATTGTTCCTGCTCAAAGGTAA